Part of the Drosophila santomea strain STO CAGO 1482 chromosome 2L, Prin_Dsan_1.1, whole genome shotgun sequence genome is shown below.
CTCAGATTCGTAGCTGTTCAGCAGGTTGGCTTCACCGCGCAGGAAGTTGTCGCGCATTACGTTGCCCGGCTCCCGGTCGCCCAGCTGTGGATCTGCTTCCTGTGCGTCCTGACCCCGTCCGCCCATCTCAATCAGGCAAGTGCGACAGAAGCAGGAAGACATCAGCGCCCCGTACAGCCGGTACCAGTTGGGATTGTCCGCCAAACTGTCGAACAGCGGCCAGCGCTGCTTGATATACGCCTTCCACATGCTCTGGGCCGTGTTTTTCCCAATAATGTCGTGCCATTGCTTGCAAACTTCACTAGCCATCCACAGCGACATATCGTCCAGATAGGCGAATATCTTCAGCATAACCTCGACGGGTATTATGTTGACaatgtttctgctgctgccacttGCGCCACTTCCGCTGGCGCCATTGTATTCATGCACTCGCGCCCTTCCATCAGCCAGCTCATGCATATAATGTGGCAGAGCCAAGGGACCCGTGGCCCGCGGACGCTTTATGGGCAGCAGGAAAGGATTGATGGCCCTCTCGTGCTCAAAGTCGCGCTCCGGAGACTCACGTCGTGGTGCGGCAGCTTCCGGCACCGGCTGGGGCAGATCTATAACTGGTTGGGCTGGTTGTTGATCCTGTGGCTCCATTGGTGGCTGCGGATTTGGATGCGGTTGGACAGCTGCCGGTTGGGGGTCCTCCAGATCTTCAAAACCCATGATGTCTACATCGTTTTCGGtctcctcgtcctcctgctTGTCCTTGAACGGTGGCTCGTCGTTCCCAGAATCCTCGTCGTCGGAGAGCTCTGTGAGCAGCTCCTCCGCCCGCTGTGCGTTGTATAGGAAGGCGTGGCAGGCGCCGCACAACGGCTCCCCAAAGTTGGGCCCATAGTAGCCGTTGCACACCCAGCAGGTGTTACTATTCTGCGAATTGGAAAGGCTATTAATCGGTCCGCAAGAAACTAGCTTGTTGTATACACACCGAAAAAGAGAAGGTCGGCTCTACCAGCTGGTGGTGGTCCTGGTCCGGATCGTCTGGGTCGTCCATCTCGTCGCCACTGCTAGTCAGTTCCTTCAGCAACTGCTCCTGGTCCTTTTGCTGCTGCGCTGGCACGCAGCTAGTCATTTTATCCAGAACACCCGAGAAACTGGTgctaaaacaaataaataatcgACCACCGATAGACCATTTGAAAGTGTTACCAAGCGGTGTTAGCTTCAAAAACTTGCAAACTGTGTTGTGGTTATCGAGCTATTGGTCGGTCGATAACCGAATCAAAACAACTGCTGGTAACGTCACACGTGCAATTTATGTGAAATTCTTCAGCAAAATGAAGGCGAAAAAGAAGTTGGGTAGGTATCGACGCTAAAAAAGCAAACGCCCATTAACCCGGTTTATTATTTCAGGCGTGGGATTGAGCCGCCAGGAACGGCAGGTGCTCGTCATTGGGGAGATCATTCAGGAGCTGCTGAAGGCGCACGAAGACAAAAAGGATGTAAACCTTAACCGGATGAAGTCATTGGTATCCTCAAAATATGGATTGGACAGTTCTCCGCGCCTGGTGGACATCATTGCAGCCGTGCCGCAGGACGCAAAAAAGATCCTGCTTCCCAAGCTGAGGGCCAAGCCCATTCGCACAGCAAGTGGCGTAAGTCGCACTTGATCCCACAAGGCGATCTATTCATAATCATCATTATTATACAGATCGCCGTGGTGGCCGTCATGTGCAAGCCACATCGGTGTCCGCATATTAACATGACCGGTAATATATGCGTCTATTGTCCCGGTGGACCGGACAGCGATTTTGAGTACTCGACCCAGTCGTACACAGGCTATGAGCCGACCTCGATGCGAGCAATCCGGTCGCGGTACGATCCCTTTCTGCAGACCCGACACCGCGTTGAACAACTAAAGCAGCTGGGCCACAGCGTGGACAAGGTGGAGTTCATCGTAATGGGCGGTACGTTTATGTGCCTGCCAGAGGAGTACCGCGACTACTTCATCCGCAACCTGCACGACGCCCTCTCCGGTCACAGCAGCGCCAATGTGGCGGAGGCCGTGCGCTACTCGGAGAAGTCACGCACCAAGTGCATTGGCATCACCATAGAAACAAGGCCGGATTACTGCCTCAAGCGTCACATATCGGATATGCTTAGCTATGGTTGCACCCGGTTGGAAATCGGTGTGCAATCAGTTTACGAAGACGTGGCCAGGGATACGAACCGAGGGCACACAGTGCGAGCGGTATGCGAGAGCTTCCAGCTGGGCAAGGATGCTGGCTACAAGATCGTGACGCACATGATGCCTGATCTTCCCAATGTGGATTTCGAACGCGACATCGAGCAGTTCATCGAGTACTTTGAGAACCCTGCCTTCCGCTCTGACGGCCTAAAGATTTATCCCACACTCGTAATACGCGGCACAGGTCTTTATGAGTTGTGGAAAACCGGGCGGTATAAGTCATATCCGCCATCCATGCTTGTAGACCTAGTGGCCAAGATTTTGGCCCTTGTGCCACCATGGACGCGAGTGTACCGCGTACAGCGCGACATTCCCATGCCGCTTGTTAGGTGACTTGACTGATATTAAGTGTTTTGAGTGTAccta
Proteins encoded:
- the LOC120458777 gene encoding elongator complex protein 3, whose translation is MKAKKKLGVGLSRQERQVLVIGEIIQELLKAHEDKKDVNLNRMKSLVSSKYGLDSSPRLVDIIAAVPQDAKKILLPKLRAKPIRTASGIAVVAVMCKPHRCPHINMTGNICVYCPGGPDSDFEYSTQSYTGYEPTSMRAIRSRYDPFLQTRHRVEQLKQLGHSVDKVEFIVMGGTFMCLPEEYRDYFIRNLHDALSGHSSANVAEAVRYSEKSRTKCIGITIETRPDYCLKRHISDMLSYGCTRLEIGVQSVYEDVARDTNRGHTVRAVCESFQLGKDAGYKIVTHMMPDLPNVDFERDIEQFIEYFENPAFRSDGLKIYPTLVIRGTGLYELWKTGRYKSYPPSMLVDLVAKILALVPPWTRVYRVQRDIPMPLVSSGVEHGNLRELALARMKDLGTTCRDVRTREVGIQEIHNKVRPYEIELIRRDYVANGGWETFLSYEDPEQDILVGLLRLRKCSPDTFRPELKGKCSIVRELHVYGSVVPVNARDPTKFQHQGFGMLLMEEAERISREEHGSTKLAVISGVGTRNYYRKMGYELDGPYMSKSIEENNLI
- the LOC120458778 gene encoding uncharacterized protein LOC120458778, with protein sequence MTSCVPAQQQKDQEQLLKELTSSGDEMDDPDDPDQDHHQLVEPTFSFSNSNTCWVCNGYYGPNFGEPLCGACHAFLYNAQRAEELLTELSDDEDSGNDEPPFKDKQEDEETENDVDIMGFEDLEDPQPAAVQPHPNPQPPMEPQDQQPAQPVIDLPQPVPEAAAPRRESPERDFEHERAINPFLLPIKRPRATGPLALPHYMHELADGRARVHEYNGASGSGASGSSRNIVNIIPVEVMLKIFAYLDDMSLWMASEVCKQWHDIIGKNTAQSMWKAYIKQRWPLFDSLADNPNWYRLYGALMSSCFCRTCLIEMGGRGQDAQEADPQLGDREPGNVMRDNFLRGEANLLNSYESEGISAIPLDRQNNYWQATILGPPGSPYEGGKFFLFIYFPERYPMTPPTVRFLTKILHPNVSRHGDVGIDIFQQHNWSLALNVAKVLLSVQSLLTDPYTEVCMEPELGYIYEHERERFEQLVRSWTWKYAMYELIATR